The DNA region GCCCGCACGCTGGGCCGGCGCACCTTCAGCGCGCTCTGGCGCATCGCCCTGGCCGGCGGCCTGGTATGGATGGGCCACGATCTGGCGCGCGCGCAGCCGACACCCGCCGGCGCACCCGCCCCGCAGTCCATCGAGGCGGCGGCGCTGTACCGGCAGCACTGCGCCGTCTGCCATGCCGACCAGCGCACCGGTGCCATGGGCCCCGCGCTGCTGCCGGAGAGCCTGGAGCGCCTGCGCCCGCCAGAGGCCTTGCGCGTGATCGCCCAAGGCCGGCCCGCCACGCAGATGCCGGCGTTCGAAGGCACGCTCTCCGCGTCGGAGATCGCGGCGCTGGCGCAGTGGGTGCGCACGCCCGTGCAGCCCGCGCCGCGCTGGGGCGACGACGACATCCGCGCGTCCCGCATCGCTTCGCCCGTCCCCGCGGACGAACCCCAGCGCCCCGTCTGGAACGCCGACCCCATGAACCTGTTCGTCGTCGTCGAGGGCGGCGACCACCATGTCTCGCTGCTCGATGGCGACCGCTTCGAGGTCATCACCCGCTTTGCCAGCCGCTATGCGCTGCATGGCGGCCCCAAGTTCACGCCGGACGGCCGCTATGTGTTCTTCGGCTCGCGCGACGGCTGGATCACCAAGTACGACCTGTGGCGGCTGCGCGTGGTGGCCGAGGTGCGGGCGGGCCTGAACATGCGCAATGTGGCTGTGAGCGGCGACGGGCGCTGGGTGATGGCGGCCAACTACTTTCCCCACACGCTGGCGCTGTTCGACGCCGACCTGAACCTGGTCAAGACCTATGCCGCTGCCACGCGGGACGGCAAGGCCACCTCGCGCGTGTCTGCCGTGTACGACGCGGCGCCGCGCAAGAGCTTCGTCGTGGCGCTCAAGGACATCGCGGAGCTGTGGGAGATCTCGTACGACCCGGCGGCCGAGCCGATCTACGACGGGCTGGTGCACGACTACAAGATGGGCGAGGCCCTCGCCAGCCCCGGCTACCAGGGCGTGCGCCGCACCCTGCTGGACGAGCCCCTGGACGACTTCTTCTTCGACCAGTCCTATCGCCATGCGCTGGGCGCCACCCGGCCGCGCCCGGGCGGCGACGGCCAGGCCACCGCGCAGGTGGTGAACCTGGACATCCGCCGCAAGGTCGCCGACCTGCCGATGGCCGGCATGCCGCACCTGGGCTCGGGCATCACCTTCGCCTGGAACGGCACCACGGTGCTGGCCAGCCCGAACCTGAAGGACGGCGCCATCGACGTGATCGACATGCAGACCTGGCAGCCGGTGCGCACCATCGGCACGCCGGGGGCGGGCTTCTTCATGCGCAGCCACGAGGCCACGCCCTACGCCTGGACCGACTCGATGATGAGCCCCACGGGCAAGGACACGCTCACCATCATCGACAAGCGCACGCTGCAGCCCGT from Paracidovorax wautersii includes:
- a CDS encoding cytochrome D1 domain-containing protein is translated as MQAARTLGRRTFSALWRIALAGGLVWMGHDLARAQPTPAGAPAPQSIEAAALYRQHCAVCHADQRTGAMGPALLPESLERLRPPEALRVIAQGRPATQMPAFEGTLSASEIAALAQWVRTPVQPAPRWGDDDIRASRIASPVPADEPQRPVWNADPMNLFVVVEGGDHHVSLLDGDRFEVITRFASRYALHGGPKFTPDGRYVFFGSRDGWITKYDLWRLRVVAEVRAGLNMRNVAVSGDGRWVMAANYFPHTLALFDADLNLVKTYAAATRDGKATSRVSAVYDAAPRKSFVVALKDIAELWEISYDPAAEPIYDGLVHDYKMGEALASPGYQGVRRTLLDEPLDDFFFDQSYRHALGATRPRPGGDGQATAQVVNLDIRRKVADLPMAGMPHLGSGITFAWNGTTVLASPNLKDGAIDVIDMQTWQPVRTIGTPGAGFFMRSHEATPYAWTDSMMSPTGKDTLTIIDKRTLQPVATVREPGKTLAHIEFTRDGRYALASVWEMDGAVVVYDAATFREVKRLPMRKPVGKYNVWNKITRSEGTSH